A genomic region of Metopolophium dirhodum isolate CAU chromosome 1, ASM1992520v1, whole genome shotgun sequence contains the following coding sequences:
- the LOC132933287 gene encoding uncharacterized protein LOC132933287, producing MYHPLHHHILIQNCSGRRIVDIMYVFEQIQKSKHAGSFGCSFLDMQFLSEKRYGFRSSYIFQCKMCNLKSAFESEKIEPEDFIPINQAIVSGTIAAGIGYTQLAEVLVSADMPCMSNTTYNAVLLVMSENIHNAALKEMQIAGEEEKKLAIAAGEIDHDGTPMCTVVADGQWSKRSYKTKYDALSGVATIIGYKTKKILFIGIRNRYCVICQRFKNKKTEGSTN from the exons ATGTATCATCCTCTTCATCATCATATACTGATACA gaatTGCTCTGGTCGTCGAATTGTcgatataatgtatgtttttgaacaaatacaaaaaagtaaACACGCAGGAAGTTTTGGTTGCTCATTCTTAGACATGCAATTTTTATCTGAAAAACGTTACGGATTCAGATCttcatatatttttcaatgtaaaatgtgtaatttaaaatctgCGTTTGAATCTGAGAAAATTGAACCAGAAGATTTTATTCCAATAAATCAAGCTATAGTTAGTGGGACAATTGCAGCTGGTATAGGCTATACACAACTTGCTGAAGTACTTGTTTCCGCTGATATGCCATGTATGTCAAATACAACTTATAATGCAGTTTTATTGGTTATGAGtgaaaatatacataatgcGGCATTGAAAGAAATGCAAATTGCAGGCgaagaggaaaaaaaattggCAATAGCGGCAGGCGAAATTGACCATGATGGTACACCAATGTGTACCGTTGTAGCAGATGGCCAATGGTCAAAGCGTAGTTACAAAACGAAGTATGATGCTTTGTCTGGTGTT gctACTATAATTGGGTAtaagactaaaaaaatattatttattggtattcgAAATCGATATTGCGTAATTTGCCagagatttaaaaataagaaaaccgaaGGTTCTACTAAC
- the LOC132934076 gene encoding uncharacterized protein LOC132934076 — MNWSKGATSIEADAVAEGFKKSVEMHGLKYNKLIGDGDSSVTKRLQKVMPYGPNFFIQKIECRNHLLRNYGKKLTGIVKNTKYPISIRNHIKKNPVRFRSAITKAMDYRSKLQCETKEEKIFGKRVYFP; from the exons ATGAACTGGTCAAAAGGAGCAACTAGTATAGAAGCAGATGCGGTCGCTGAAGGTTTCAAAAAAAGTGTAGAAATGCAtgggttaaaatataataaattaattg gagATGGAGATTCTAGTGTTACTAAAAGGCTACAAAAGGTAATGCCATACGgtccaaatttttttattcaaaaaattgagTGCCGTAACCATTTATTACGGAATTATGGCAAAAAATTGACAGgaatagtaaaaaatacaaaatatccaATTTCAATTAGgaaccatataaaaaaaaatcccgtACGATTTCGAAGTGCCATAACTAAGGCCATGGATTACCGCAGCAAGTTGCAATGTGAGACAAAAGAAGAGAAAATATTTGGTAAGCGAgtttattttccataa